The following are from one region of the Deinococcus roseus genome:
- a CDS encoding ABC transporter permease has protein sequence MTIQNTSKARTTGGNPVLKRLNSLNLLGPIVALLLASAFFATQSDRFLSGQNFSLILQQVMVVGVMAIGQTLIILTAGIDLSCGMVMVLGTIVMTKLAVESGLNPILAIMAGALVSTAVGFLNGLLVTRIKLPPFIVTLGTYNIAFAITQIYSNAQTQTGLPAALTFFGNTFHIGGTAITYGTVLMIVLYIVVWIFLTETAPGRHIYAVGNNPEAARLTGIPTNRVLLGVYTMAGLIYSVAGLLLVSRTGVGDPNAGATDNLDTITAVVLGGTSLFGGRGMIFGTLLGALIVGVFRNGLTLTGVPSVYQILITGILVILAVAADQLTRKKA, from the coding sequence ATGACCATCCAGAACACCAGCAAAGCCCGCACCACAGGGGGCAATCCCGTGCTTAAACGCCTCAACAGCCTGAATTTGCTGGGTCCCATCGTGGCCCTTCTGCTTGCCAGCGCTTTCTTCGCCACCCAGTCGGACCGTTTTCTCAGCGGGCAGAACTTCTCCCTGATTTTGCAACAGGTGATGGTGGTCGGGGTGATGGCCATTGGCCAGACCCTGATCATCCTGACCGCGGGCATTGACCTGTCCTGCGGGATGGTGATGGTGCTCGGAACCATCGTGATGACCAAACTGGCGGTGGAATCTGGCCTCAACCCCATCCTGGCCATCATGGCGGGTGCACTGGTCTCCACAGCGGTGGGCTTCTTGAACGGGCTGCTGGTGACCCGTATTAAACTGCCGCCTTTCATCGTGACCCTGGGCACCTACAACATCGCCTTTGCCATCACCCAGATCTACTCCAACGCCCAGACCCAGACCGGACTGCCTGCCGCCCTGACCTTCTTTGGCAACACCTTTCACATTGGGGGCACCGCCATCACCTACGGCACCGTGCTGATGATTGTGCTGTACATCGTGGTGTGGATTTTCCTGACCGAAACCGCCCCTGGCCGCCACATTTACGCTGTGGGCAACAACCCCGAAGCTGCCCGTCTGACCGGCATTCCCACCAACCGTGTGCTGCTGGGCGTGTACACCATGGCTGGATTGATTTACAGCGTTGCAGGCCTCTTGCTGGTGTCCCGCACCGGAGTGGGCGACCCCAACGCCGGAGCCACCGACAACCTCGACACCATCACCGCAGTGGTGCTGGGCGGAACCAGCCTGTTCGGTGGGCGCGGCATGATCTTCGGAACCCTGCTGGGCGCACTGATCGTGGGTGTGTTCAGAAACGGCCTCACCCTGACCGGCGTCCCCTCGGTGTACCAGATCCTGATCACCGGCATTCTGGTGATTCTGGCCGTGGCTGCAGACCAGCTCACCCGCAAGAAAGCCTGA
- a CDS encoding sugar ABC transporter substrate-binding protein, producing MNMKRLSALSVLLTATVAFAADQPIIGLITKTETNPFFVKMKEGAQKAAKAKGAKLLTGAGKADGDNAGQVTALENMIAAGAKTILITPNNAQAIVPALEKARKQGVMVIALDSPTDPESAVDALFATDNYKAGMLIGQYAKAAFGNKPVKIATLDLFPGHPVGIDRHNGFLNGYGIKNDKDARVVCMQDSYGDQAKGQTAMENCLQKDPEINLVYTINEPAAAGAYQALKAIGREKEVMIVSIDGGCTGVKNVQAGVIAATSQQYPLKMASLGVEAGVNYILTGKKTTGYTDTGVTLITDKRMKGVPSKDTKFGLNNCWGVK from the coding sequence ATGAACATGAAACGTCTGTCTGCCCTGTCTGTGCTGCTCACCGCCACCGTTGCCTTCGCTGCCGACCAGCCCATCATTGGCCTGATCACCAAAACCGAAACCAACCCCTTCTTTGTGAAGATGAAAGAAGGCGCACAGAAAGCCGCCAAGGCCAAAGGTGCCAAACTGCTGACCGGAGCAGGCAAAGCAGACGGAGACAACGCCGGACAGGTGACTGCTCTGGAAAACATGATCGCTGCCGGAGCAAAAACCATCCTGATCACCCCCAACAACGCGCAGGCCATCGTGCCCGCTCTGGAAAAAGCCCGCAAGCAGGGCGTGATGGTGATTGCCCTGGACAGCCCCACCGACCCTGAAAGCGCCGTGGACGCCCTGTTCGCCACCGACAACTACAAAGCAGGCATGTTGATCGGACAATACGCCAAGGCTGCTTTTGGCAACAAACCCGTGAAGATCGCCACCCTGGACCTCTTCCCTGGACACCCCGTGGGCATCGACCGTCACAATGGCTTCCTGAATGGCTATGGCATCAAAAACGACAAAGATGCCCGCGTGGTGTGCATGCAGGACAGTTACGGCGACCAGGCCAAAGGCCAGACCGCCATGGAGAACTGCCTGCAGAAAGACCCCGAAATCAACCTGGTGTACACCATCAACGAACCCGCCGCTGCAGGTGCTTATCAGGCCCTCAAAGCCATTGGCCGCGAAAAAGAAGTGATGATCGTCTCCATTGACGGTGGTTGCACCGGAGTGAAGAACGTGCAGGCCGGAGTGATCGCTGCCACCTCCCAGCAGTACCCCCTGAAAATGGCTTCTCTGGGCGTGGAGGCCGGGGTAAACTATATCTTGACCGGCAAAAAGACCACAGGCTACACCGACACGGGCGTCACCCTGATCACCGACAAACGCATGAAAGGGGTGCCCAGCAAAGACACCAAGTTCGGCCTCAACAACTGCTGGGGTGTGAAGTAA
- a CDS encoding sugar ABC transporter ATP-binding protein, which produces MSTIQPPLLEMRAISKHFPGVKALHQVNLVLYPGEVLALMGENGAGKSTLMKVLVGAYQPSEGQIFIDGKAVRMKDPRSARGMGIHLIYQEPNLALNMKVTENIFLGAEKTQWGLLSFQQMRKITQQVLEQVGATFSPDALVGDLSRAEGQLVEIARALAFKPRVLVLDEPTAALSEHESQRLFEIIKHLRGQGLGIVYISHRMSEVYNLADRVSVLRNGVLIGTVQRGPEDPNRSPVDPRRAGINAEKLVQMMLGQSLQEFQKNPQGTPRKPVLELIQVTDGKKIKPTSLTLREGEIVGLGGLVGSGRTELARLICGVSPLKSGKIWLQGNMLDLKSPRDAIQAGMVYVPEDRVNDGLFARLSVSENISIGVLERHSHMGLLNFSEVARQVKNTVTRLNIKLSSLHTTVEDLSGGNQQKLLLARYLSLNPRILLLDEPTAGIDVATRAELYRTLSSLAASGMTILFISSDSAELVQIADRVLVMKEGELVGEIDPARGESITLEHIMEFATGLKGFTPEDWKKRHVL; this is translated from the coding sequence ATGTCCACGATCCAGCCTCCCCTCTTAGAGATGCGCGCCATCAGCAAACACTTTCCAGGCGTCAAAGCCCTGCATCAGGTCAACCTGGTGCTGTACCCCGGCGAGGTGCTGGCCCTGATGGGCGAAAACGGCGCGGGCAAATCCACCCTGATGAAAGTGCTGGTGGGGGCCTACCAGCCCAGCGAAGGCCAGATTTTCATCGATGGCAAAGCCGTGCGCATGAAAGACCCGCGCTCTGCACGGGGCATGGGCATCCATTTGATCTACCAGGAACCCAACCTGGCCCTCAACATGAAAGTCACCGAGAACATCTTCCTGGGCGCAGAAAAAACCCAGTGGGGACTCCTCAGTTTCCAGCAGATGCGCAAAATCACCCAGCAGGTGCTGGAACAGGTCGGGGCCACCTTCTCGCCAGACGCCCTGGTGGGAGATTTGTCCCGTGCAGAAGGGCAACTGGTGGAAATTGCCCGCGCCCTGGCCTTCAAACCCCGCGTGCTGGTGCTGGACGAACCCACTGCAGCGCTGAGTGAGCACGAAAGCCAGCGGCTCTTTGAAATCATCAAACACCTGCGGGGGCAGGGTCTGGGCATCGTGTACATTTCGCACCGCATGTCGGAGGTCTACAACCTGGCAGACCGGGTCAGTGTGCTCAGAAATGGCGTGCTGATCGGCACCGTGCAACGCGGACCCGAAGACCCCAACCGTTCCCCCGTGGACCCCAGGCGGGCAGGCATCAACGCCGAAAAACTGGTGCAGATGATGCTGGGACAATCCCTGCAGGAATTCCAGAAAAACCCCCAGGGCACCCCCAGAAAACCCGTTCTGGAACTCATTCAGGTCACAGATGGCAAGAAAATCAAACCCACCTCCCTGACCCTCAGAGAAGGGGAAATAGTGGGACTGGGTGGCCTGGTGGGCTCCGGGCGCACCGAACTGGCCAGGCTGATCTGCGGGGTCTCTCCCCTCAAAAGCGGCAAAATCTGGCTGCAAGGCAACATGCTGGACCTCAAAAGCCCCAGAGACGCCATCCAGGCAGGCATGGTTTATGTCCCGGAAGACCGCGTGAACGACGGCCTGTTTGCTCGCCTGAGTGTCTCCGAAAACATCTCCATCGGGGTGCTGGAACGCCACTCCCACATGGGCCTGCTGAACTTCTCCGAGGTGGCCAGACAGGTCAAAAACACCGTCACACGCCTCAACATCAAACTCTCCAGCCTGCACACCACCGTGGAAGACCTATCTGGTGGCAACCAGCAGAAACTGCTGCTGGCCCGCTACCTGTCCCTGAACCCCAGAATCCTGCTGCTGGACGAACCCACCGCCGGAATTGATGTGGCCACCCGTGCCGAACTGTACCGCACCCTCTCCAGCCTTGCAGCATCTGGCATGACCATCCTGTTCATCTCCTCAGACAGCGCAGAACTGGTACAGATCGCAGACCGGGTGCTGGTGATGAAAGAAGGCGAACTGGTGGGAGAAATCGATCCTGCACGCGGAGAAAGCATCACCCTGGAACACATCATGGAGTTTGCTACAGGTTTGAAGGGCTTCACGCCTGAGGACTGGAAGAAGAGGCATGTGCTGTGA
- a CDS encoding LacI family DNA-binding transcriptional regulator, producing the protein MATIEDVAKEAGVSPSTVSRALSRPDMVSQDTRDRILAVAHQLGYQAIQQARLVKQQASTSIALLVTDLENPFYATLAKGVQAVADQHGCNVLLYDTEEDELKEERFLKVAMQQKIQGLLIVPTKGTLNHLKELAEVPVVELDCASGFSGVGQVLAENVRGTVLAMDHLISLGHKKIGFIGGPPDMSSTAERLEGYQQALALAGLLRDPRWITYGYGLESGAAEVTRKLMALPKEPRPTALFVGNADMMIGTLTALQDLKLKVPQDVSVVGFDDPPWAKILQPPLTVVAQSPYEMGRVACGILMQNLQREFVLPPLNIRLPTQLIVRGSTERLR; encoded by the coding sequence ATGGCGACGATTGAAGACGTGGCAAAAGAAGCGGGGGTGTCCCCGAGCACGGTGTCCAGGGCACTCAGCAGGCCGGACATGGTTTCCCAGGACACCCGGGACCGCATTCTGGCGGTGGCCCACCAGCTGGGGTATCAGGCCATTCAGCAGGCCAGGCTGGTCAAACAGCAGGCCTCCACGTCCATTGCGCTGCTGGTCACCGATCTGGAAAATCCTTTTTATGCCACCCTCGCCAAGGGGGTGCAGGCCGTGGCAGACCAGCACGGCTGCAACGTGCTTTTGTACGACACCGAGGAAGACGAACTGAAAGAAGAGCGCTTCCTGAAAGTCGCCATGCAGCAGAAAATCCAGGGCCTGCTGATCGTGCCGACCAAAGGCACCCTGAACCACCTGAAAGAGCTTGCAGAAGTGCCCGTGGTGGAACTGGACTGTGCTTCGGGATTCTCCGGGGTGGGTCAGGTGCTGGCGGAAAACGTGCGGGGCACCGTGCTGGCCATGGACCACCTGATTTCGCTGGGGCACAAGAAAATTGGGTTCATTGGTGGACCTCCAGACATGTCCAGCACAGCAGAACGCCTGGAAGGATACCAGCAGGCCCTCGCGCTGGCAGGGTTGCTGCGGGACCCCCGCTGGATCACTTATGGGTACGGTCTGGAATCTGGGGCAGCAGAAGTCACCCGCAAACTGATGGCCCTGCCCAAAGAGCCCCGTCCCACTGCGCTTTTTGTTGGCAATGCAGACATGATGATCGGGACTTTGACTGCGCTGCAGGACCTGAAACTGAAAGTGCCCCAGGATGTCTCCGTGGTGGGTTTCGATGATCCCCCCTGGGCCAAAATCCTGCAGCCTCCCCTGACCGTGGTGGCCCAGTCCCCTTACGAGATGGGCCGGGTGGCCTGCGGCATCCTGATGCAGAACCTGCAACGGGAATTTGTGCTTCCACCACTGAACATCCGCCTCCCCACACAGCTGATTGTGCGGGGATCCACCGAACGTTTGCGCTGA